ttgatttgtgtacatggaatccatttcagatttcatggcttcaagccacttctcagattcagggccagtaatggcctcttggtaagtcacaggctcatcttgatccatgagtaatacatcaccttgttccgatatgagatatccatatctttcaggttcttgacgtatcctgttggacctacgtggttcttgtgttacatgagcagggttctctgtcacaacatcttgtgcatcctgctcttgttcctccattggtgtgtcactactttgtggatcgtgaatttcttcaagatctactttcctcccactgattcctttggaaataaaatccttttctaggaatactcctgttcgagcgacaaacactttgccctcagaaggattgtagaagtgatatcattttgtctcttttggatatcccacaaagaagcacttgtcagatttaggttcaagtttagtagaaatttgacgttttacataaacttcgcaaccccaaatctttaagtaagacatatgtggtttcttgccactccatatctcatatggtgtcttttcaaccgttttagaaggaacacggttaagtgtataagctgctgttaatagagcatgtccccaaaaggagtttggaagatcagcgtgactcatcatagaccgcaccatgtccaacaaggttcggtttcttctctcagacacaccattccattgcggtgttccaggaggagtgagttgggataatatcccacactcttttagatagtcatcaaattctaggcttaaatactcacctcctcgatctgatcgaaggattttgattttctttcctagttggttttgtacttcatttttaaattctttgaacttttcaaaggattccgACTTATGCTTCATTAGGTATACATACCCATATCTGCTGTAGTCATCAGTGAATGTGATGAAGTactgaaaacctcctctagcatgtgtgttcaatggtccacatacatcagtatgtatgagagccaagagatcatttgccctttcacctttaccagtgaatggggtctttgtcatttttcccaataagcaagatctgcatgtttcaaaagattcataatcaaatgaatccaagagcccatctttatggagcttggaaatgcgtttctcatttatatggcctaaacgacagtgccaaaggtatgtaggatttaactcattaggtttaatccttttcgtatcaatgttataaattggcatttcaagatcaagaatatataatccattactcatttgagttgtggcataaaagatatcatttaaataaatggagcaacaattgttctttattataaatgaaaagccaagtttatccaaacaagaaacagaaataatattcctgctaatggcaggtacataaaaacagttctctaactgtattattaaaccagaaggtaaagtcaaattaaaaactcctacagctaatgcggcaactcttgctccatttcccactcgtaggtcgacttcacctttagccaatcctctactcctttgcagcccctgcacattagtacaaatgtgagaaccacatccggtatctaatacccatgtagaagaagtagataaattaatttcaataacaaagatacctgctgaattggagctctctactccattctttttatcttccaggtattttgggcagttcctcttccaatgtccagtcttgttacagtggaagcacctaccctcctttgcaactcccccagtgggcttcaaagctttaggggtaggtttgggtttggcaacttccttgcccttccctttacctcccttccctttgttgcccttccctttgtttccattgccaatcataagaacatggttggatttcccttttgttttcatgttctgctcagCCTGCCTCAACATGCCCAGCAGTTGTGGCAAAGTCTTttccatgtccgacatggtgaagttcagaacaaactgattaaaactctccggcaacgattgcaggatcagatcagttgcaagcacatttccaagtggaaatcccaatttttctaagttccccacgtacccaatcatcttgagcacatgtggacttactagagatccctcagatagcttagctgaaaacagggctttggaaacctcaaacctttcaatcctggcttgctcttggtagagcgtcttcaagtgttcgatcatatcgaacgcattcatgtcctcatgttgcttctgaagctcagaggtcatggtagccagcattaggcactttgcatccatggcatcatcaagacgcttctgataagcatccctttgagccttaggGGCATTAGccgcaggttcatcctcagggttaggttggggttcctcaatagcatacagctttttctcgtgcatgaggactatcctcaagttacgatgccaatcaagaaaatttgtcccagacaatttctctttgtcaagaatgcttcgcaaaatgttgttcgaagtattggtgtttgacatggtgatctacaattgtaaaagtgaaaatataagtatttgaacaattttaatacacatttaattaggcctttaattaaacatgtgctcccactattttactcaaaacaaatgaccctcgacatttgattcggaaaatcccgttggaagattttctagtgagaatgagatccatatttcacttcgttttaagtcagcgttgggctgattacacaaaacttagttatttaggtaggaaactcctttccaattgtatctcatacaactctcatatcctttctattgggcgaataacacttattctaatccatcacatggaataacccaatacttgcttctaaagttatataatcttattatattctctttagttaagttagacccattaaatagcgatcggataaacaaattacctcaccgcaacttatcaatattgacaatgcacttcgcgttggcaaaacctacatttgtcgatattgatcttgaagggcgctattcgttggaaagcaataaaacttaatattaattcctttgagggcttttataattaatttgatctcaccttaccacggcttacatacaatgacgtcactccatacataacatgcatcaacatacataatataataaaatgatatggttatggcccctagcgtgattgttccctcaagccaatgagagaacctatgctatatctaacaaaaacctatacttctccaagatagatcttcattgctgtccttcctgtcctatttgctaatcttatattacatcactacaagaaactcgtgttcatacgagggagtgagatgagaaaagaaattacatcaagaaaatataagaaaggcacgacacgcaggccgtatttaaatcccaaataaaacgaaaagaagaactaaggccataaccattcatcatgcaactttaataataataaacacacaattttattattattacattagtccaattaataaaacaccatgattgatcaccttacgcATGATTGATCCCAAATAAATTTCGATGAACACTTCATCATTGAATCCTAATCGCACCAACACTTGATGCTTCAgatataaaccctagccgtactctgcttttacaaaattaatacagtaatcattcatcaaaacgtttcaggattttgttcaccataaacgattggatatatgatgcttcaccagttatcggttccgaagctcacgctcacaatcatccatgctcacgacaatcacttaaaactttcaatgaacaatatgttttgtttatatataacaacacaacacttgtattgttataaaccctaatacaaccgccattcatcaaaacgtttcaggactgctagttctagatgaacgattggatatatgatgcttcaccataaacggttccgaagctcacgctcacaatcatccaaattaaacgccaatcacttaaacattcgaatgaatgacacgatcaatgtatcacatacaccgatgcgccgtatcagaaatatatatcacatatatattttaaaaccgatcaatcaaattttattaatccttgttattattattaataccgattcaaaaccatattaataaaacagtaataaacaacaaaccgattcatggtttcacaagtggctctgataccactgaaggaaaattgcatttaaaaacagagtaaaacgcagcggaaatttaagattttccttcggtggatccttgcgaatggacatgatcagggtttcgattattacctttgaagaacgattcctcgattctgaattgatcacaagaaccgcacgatcgcagcacctctagccggtccacacgaacagtttccgttcacctcttagtgctagcttcaagacgacggtagagggagatttagtgcggttagggttttagagaattttagggttACTCTAAAATTCAGATTATGTGTGTCACCCTTGACTGAAttacataaggctctatttatagagcttattatgttgtcttcaggccaaagtggttattggacttcataagcccaataacctactgtaactaatcgcaccccactaataagtcatacttatttctcccgtcattaactgtccctatgtgtgtgaccctgtaggttcctatgacgttggcaataatattaatctcaatattataaacagtgagcggtatctagcaacacatcactgctacccaagtcacaagaatgtcacgtgatctgacaaacctttccgtgataaaactcgtgtgtataattacccttttacccttatgtctatattgaacacaaggcatagtacgtcacccttgttaagttcaatattgggcccatagacatatctcccgttatgtaggaggggtaaattccatctaggtcactcatgtccctcagcatgattcgtggaatacccatcaaccaaccttatagtcatcctgttacggataactttgaatggcgacaaagtactacactcctacacctagggaacatagtggtttcaggtcgaagggtggaatacaccacttatcactatgagaatatcttatgacatttcataacatactatgtagtattctcatggtgggtcaatccgatataaatattactcttaatatttatatctatgtgaagacttgataactctttatctatgatccgtgagatgtgatcatcagtctaccaacataatagtctctacgttttgatgttatcccaattcacattaaagctcgactacggatgttttaagaatagtgttctcatgtgtaatggattctcacgattaagtcacacttaacgttccattcaatgaacttactattctagggactctattattatttaacacataaacataataaggaaaagcctttatttaataagtaaattatccaatacaagtatcatgcaattataaataattggcctctagggcttacaccaacagatgcatcgctactttgctttgctcgtgatcagaaacagtttctacctcaaaggttctgcacttcaagaggtaaacacataaacttgtggttttgtgttctttgatttgtgattaatggtttaatcaataTCCGtccatcgggattgttccgctaagaggattaattattttgaaaaacccctcttatATCCCTTCACGTACACCCACTCAAGAACCATGCTTCGACGCCTTCGAAACTCCTTTCCGCTTCGACACACTTGAAGCttcgaaaaatatttaaaggcttattttgacaatataacctcaaataaatattggacccacctgttatatttaattgataaataccaaatttatgccCAACActcacaaaaaatatatataaaaaaatttgtttttgacaaaagaaaaagatattcttaatttttttatgggtcttattaacatgtgcatatagggcacatgataaagtatcttaatatagaaatttaacatttaataatacaagacatttaacgcttgaaaatttaaaatgcacaaattctaaaacataatttctatttttactatcttatcatgtgcataaacattctctttttttttatatatataaaagatactcctatataaaaataattaaataatataatatttttaattttcgtGAGTGTGACCTATCTCACAAAATAAGGGTTTACTCTTTACACACGTGCAGCAGTAGTGTTACTGTAGTACACAACACAAAACAGACATAGTAGTATTTAGGCGTGCGGTAGCGCAGTTACGGCTGCTCGTAAGATTCCTTTGTCAGAAGAATACAacttttgtctttttctttgATCTTCGTTCTCATTACAATCCACGCGCGATGGATATTCCACGCGCCTCACACCCCGTTATCGATCCCAAAGTAAGGCGCGTTGGTTTCTTCGACCAACCCGAACCCGAATCCCCGCACCTTCCGGACACTCCACCACCCGACCCGGTCTCCTCCGTCATCATGCCGCCTCCACGTCTTCTTTCCGAACGAACCGCCGCCGTTCCTGTTCCCGAGTCCAGGTTCCGACGCCACGAACTCGACGATCAGGTGCCGATTGGGAGTTACAATCCCGCCCAGTGTGTGTTCAGAGCTTCGCCGACGGCTTCGATTACTTCTAGCAGTGTCGGGATCATTGACGGCGAGTTCTCTGAGGATTGCTCTGGTGCCGGATGGTTTCGTGGCAGCGAATTAAGTTTTCCTGACGGAGGGTTGGACTTACCGGCCGTGAAGCCTCATGAAGTTTTGGCGGAGAACAGGTATGATGATGCGGTGAATGTGAATAATCTTCGTCGAGTTACTGGTATGTTGTGATCGTTGAATACATTGCATTCATGTGTAACAAGTTTGTTTTTGTGTGTGATTTAATTCGATTAATAGATTATGTGATGTTGATGAACTCGAATCAATAACACATAATTAATTAGGTTTAAAGGCCTCtttggataaataacttatTTGTAGTTTATAGCACAAACCCTGATTATCATGATAACTGTTTGATAAGAGAGTGTGtgttgtgtatatatattacaagctattttcataagctataccCGGAGAATTCATAAGTATATGAGTTTTTGTTCACAAATGTAAACCTTTCTTTCTTTGGAATTCCATGTTTAAATTTATGAGATTTTGGCAAATTATTGTTTACGTGGTGTGTGTAGCATGCATAATCCAATTGAagcattgttctttttcttagtTCACTCTCTTAATTTTCTACTCCCGTACAGATCAAATCCGTTTGGAAGACAACATTGAATATTCAGTCAATGAAAATCCTACTTTGATTATCtgtctctatttttttaaaactctaAAATCCATCAAAACTCAAACACAGAACTAATCGGTATTGTTTACAGCATCCAAGTCACTCACCAATATAACCCAATTCTTTGTCTATTGCCTGCAAATTCCCGTGTACCTTCAATTGCCATAGGATTCCTAATCTTGATATGATTGATCCTAATCCTTTCACCGTCTTACATGAGTGCTTATATGTCTAGCTTAGTGAACGATAACAAAACTCTTTCAGGGCTCGGACCATCCTACTCAAAgtaaagcttaagctgttagatGGAGGGTCAGAACTTGCCACATTATATCTTTAATATGATTTTTCATTTGTGTACCAAATCCCAACTTAAATAAATTTGTCTTTTATggctattaattaattagttgcCTAATCAAAGCCTGTTGAACACAATTATTTCACACTTACGTATTCTGTGAAATGCATTCTAAATGGCATAAGTGAACATGAGTCTTGAATTTAGAAAAGGTAAAGAATCTTTAAAAAATCCTCACGCTTTGCTAAGTTCTTTATAAATTCATTTAATGAAAAAGCCCCCGCCTTTTCCAGAATCTCGGATCTTTATTTTAGGTGTATTTTAGTTTTGTACCAGAGGATATTGTAAATGGAAAAATCTAAATAAttgtttaattaataaattaatgaaGCAAGTGGCTAATCTTGTGCTTTAGTTTGTGATGTATAAATCTACATATTTTTCTTGGGGGTATTTTGTACCGGTCAATCTATCATCTTTTACTGGAATATCTTGTGGTATTGGaagttgaaatattattaataaaaatgaaggCAGTATAAACCTAATTATTGATTTCTTAAAGGTATTGTGATAGTAGATTATGGTGTTATTTTATCCATTTAATCAACCCCACCTAGTGGAAAAGGGATTTTTGTTGTTACTGTTATTTTATCAGCTGATGGCTTACATCCTGTTTCTAGAAGTGATGCTTTAACATATATACTGGggttttaatttactttttctaCCACCAAAGTGGTTTTAGTTTTTTGCTTCTTACTTCCATAAATGTTTGCTTGATCTAAACTGATTTTTATATGTATGGAATTATTTTCATGTGTTATTCTCTTTTACGTATCATCTTATTCTCTTACATATTAATAATGCCGAGCAAAATCTTGCAGAAAAGAAGCACGAGGCTGTGAAAGAAGTATCTCCTGATACGCCATCAGTTTCGCAGCCATTGAAAGCAAAAACTACAAAGGCTGAGAGACGAGCCCTGCAGGAGGCACAAAGAGCTGCAAAAGCTGCTTCTAAAGGTTATAGTTAAGATTTATTCCCTGACTTGAATTTTTCTCCATTCGGTAAAACTTACGGGCATGACTTCAATACatgatatatttttcttttttcagaattcaaatgtctatatattttggATTGATATCACGTGTATTCCTATAAAGTTTAAATCCTGGCTTCTGAATATTGACAACTTACACTATAGACATTCCTGTTTCCTCAATGGACCAAACACAGATAAAGTTTCTTATAATCATGCCATCAAGTTCTCAAAATTTGGTCCTGAAAGAGAGAATACGGGTTCAGTGTTTTAGTAGATGCTTCTTAATGTCTTAGTTAATTTTCTAGTTGCTGATATTCAGGAGTTCTATGcttctatattatttttgtagtcTGTGGTTGGTTTGATTGTTGTTCTGTACCCAGCTAATGGAAATTCAGCAGTTGCTGAATCTGGCAAAGCATCCCCAGCGAAAAGTAAAAAGCAGTCTTCACAAAAGAAAGATGGTCCTCCGGTTACATCATCAGTCACTATTTATAAGAAATCTGGGAATCATCCTTtggagaaagagagaaaaaaagatCCCCCTCCTCAACGAATGCAATTTGATGATCAAAACAGAGTGGAAAAAGCTAAACGGCGTGCACTAGTAAATCAAACTGAAGCAAGAAACAGAGTTGAAATATTTCGGCATTTGCCTCAATATGAACATGGGAATCAACTTCCTAATCTTGAGTCTAGGCTTTTCCAACTCGACTCGATGCATCCTGCTGTGTTCAAGGTACTCTTGTTTAAATTATTCTTTTCATCCACTAAAGACCATAAATTGTTCTTGCATGTAAGTACATGCTCAAGTTAGGCATCCATAGAGTTACTCAGCACCATGAGTAGTccaaaaaaattggttatgtaaTATGTATTCAATCTTTTAAAGATCTACATCGCACATTATCCCTTTGtgtgaaatttaaaataaaatgattccTTTTTCTCTGAGCTCTGTTAAAGTTGATGTTTGTAACTTTGTAACATAACATGGCCAAACTCAAAATTAATCTATCTCTCaaagaaataagaaatatgaaaCCAGCTAGAGCTGGGAGATCCCCTTTAAGATCACTTTCTAAAATGGTCCgtataaatatataaagttGGAGCCTAAACTTGAGATATATTAGTAATATAATAACTAAAATAGATCTATAATCTTTTACTGATTAGTTAATAATATtatcatgtttttatttttttaaaaaaatatttatacctTTTAGGTAAGATGTTACTATTCATGTTACAATGACATCTTTCATGATCTTTCCCCTTTCTCCCAATTTGTGTGTTTATTTTCTCGAAATTATTCTTTTCTGTCCAAtttctcatttcttttatatCGTCATActtttcattccttttatatgaATATTGTGTTATCAAATAATACTAGTCTGAGTATTCATGCTTTATTCTCTCATACAGATCAGTCGGAAACTTTATGTCTTTTGACGTGACATCCACTgctttttttaaatcaatttagtTGGTCCTTTTGTATTTATAAATAATCATACATTCTTATGCCGCTTTTTTCATTTAGAGTCTAATGATTTTGCAAATGAACTTAAATGAAATGGTAATTTAGGTATGGTGTTTATCagcttatttaatttaattgtcaGGTTGGATTACGTTATATAGCCGGAGATATATCAGGAGTTAATGCTCGATGTACCGAAATGCTTAGAGCGCTTCAGGATGCCATTATAGACTACTCCACTCCGCCTGAAAAAGTACTTATTAGGGATTTAACTGCAAAAATTAATAGTTATGTTTCATTTATTAGCGAATGCCGACCGCTTTCTATTAGCATGGGAAATGCGATTAGGTTTGTGAAGAGTCGAATTGCCAAGTTGCCCTTAAGTTATACTGATACTGAGGCAAAAACAGCTCTTTGTTCTGATATTGACCGATTcattaatgaaaaaataattattgcgGATAAGGTAATTGTTGGACATGCTATTACCAAAATTAGGGATGGGGATGTTCTTCTTACATATGGATTGTCTTGTGTTGTTGAGATGATTCTCTTGTCTGCTCATGATCTTGGGAAAAAATTCCGAGTTGTGGTGGTTGACTCACGACCAAAGTTTGAAAGTCAGGCCTTACTTGCTAGGCTTATAGCCAAGGGCCTGAGTTGTATGTATACTCATATAAATGCTGTTTCTTATATCATGCACGAGGTTACAAGAGTTTTTCTGGGAGCTTCTGCTGTCATGTCTAATGGAACTGTACTTTCAAAGATTGGGACTGCATGTATTGCAATGGTGGCTCATGAATTTCGTGTTCCCGTATTAATTTGTTGTGAAGCTTTTAAATTTCATGAAAGGGTGCTACTTGATTCAATATGTTGCAACGAATTAGGTAAGTTTGATCATCATCTTGTTAATGTTGAACTTTCCAGCGCTGTTAAGCAAAAATGTATCCCTATTTTGAAACCACTGTTGGCAACAAAATTTAACATACTTAAAATTACATGCAGGCGACCCAGATGCTGTTGCTACGGTTCCTGGAAGAATGGATATCAATTA
This portion of the Trifolium pratense cultivar HEN17-A07 linkage group LG3, ARS_RC_1.1, whole genome shotgun sequence genome encodes:
- the LOC123915924 gene encoding translation initiation factor eIF-2B subunit delta-like isoform X2 — its product is MDIPRASHPVIDPKVRRVGFFDQPEPESPHLPDTPPPDPVSSVIMPPPRLLSERTAAVPVPESRFRRHELDDQVPIGSYNPAQCVFRASPTASITSSSVGIIDGEFSEDCSGAGWFRGSELSFPDGGLDLPAVKPHEVLAENRYDDAVNVNNLRRVTEKKHEAVKEVSPDTPSVSQPLKAKTTKAERRALQEAQRAAKAASKANGNSAVAESGKASPAKSKKQSSQKKDGPPVTSSVTIYKKSGNHPLEKERKKDPPPQRMQFDDQNRVEKAKRRALVNQTEARNRVEIFRHLPQYEHGNQLPNLESRLFQLDSMHPAVFKVGLRYIAGDISGVNARCTEMLRALQDAIIDYSTPPEKVLIRDLTAKINSYVSFISECRPLSISMGNAIRFVKSRIAKLPLSYTDTEAKTALCSDIDRFINEKIIIADKVIVGHAITKIRDGDVLLTYGLSCVVEMILLSAHDLGKKFRVVVVDSRPKFESQALLARLIAKGLSCMYTHINAVSYIMHEVTRVFLGASAVMSNGTVLSKIGTACIAMVAHEFRVPVLICCEAFKFHERVLLDSICCNELGDPDAVATVPGRMDINYLDNWTNKENLQLLNLMYDVTPSDYISVIVTDHGMIPPTSVPVIVREYGQEHYIT
- the LOC123915924 gene encoding translation initiation factor eIF-2B subunit delta-like isoform X1 — translated: MDIPRASHPVIDPKVRRVGFFDQPEPESPHLPDTPPPDPVSSVIMPPPRLLSERTAAVPVPESRFRRHELDDQVPIGSYNPAQCVFRASPTASITSSSVGIIDGEFSEDCSGAGWFRGSELSFPDGGLDLPAVKPHEVLAENRYDDAVNVNNLRRVTEKKHEAVKEVSPDTPSVSQPLKAKTTKAERRALQEAQRAAKAASKGYTNGNSAVAESGKASPAKSKKQSSQKKDGPPVTSSVTIYKKSGNHPLEKERKKDPPPQRMQFDDQNRVEKAKRRALVNQTEARNRVEIFRHLPQYEHGNQLPNLESRLFQLDSMHPAVFKVGLRYIAGDISGVNARCTEMLRALQDAIIDYSTPPEKVLIRDLTAKINSYVSFISECRPLSISMGNAIRFVKSRIAKLPLSYTDTEAKTALCSDIDRFINEKIIIADKVIVGHAITKIRDGDVLLTYGLSCVVEMILLSAHDLGKKFRVVVVDSRPKFESQALLARLIAKGLSCMYTHINAVSYIMHEVTRVFLGASAVMSNGTVLSKIGTACIAMVAHEFRVPVLICCEAFKFHERVLLDSICCNELGDPDAVATVPGRMDINYLDNWTNKENLQLLNLMYDVTPSDYISVIVTDHGMIPPTSVPVIVREYGQEHYIT
- the LOC123915924 gene encoding translation initiation factor eIF-2B subunit delta-like isoform X3 — encoded protein: MKFWRRTEKKHEAVKEVSPDTPSVSQPLKAKTTKAERRALQEAQRAAKAASKGYTNGNSAVAESGKASPAKSKKQSSQKKDGPPVTSSVTIYKKSGNHPLEKERKKDPPPQRMQFDDQNRVEKAKRRALVNQTEARNRVEIFRHLPQYEHGNQLPNLESRLFQLDSMHPAVFKVGLRYIAGDISGVNARCTEMLRALQDAIIDYSTPPEKVLIRDLTAKINSYVSFISECRPLSISMGNAIRFVKSRIAKLPLSYTDTEAKTALCSDIDRFINEKIIIADKVIVGHAITKIRDGDVLLTYGLSCVVEMILLSAHDLGKKFRVVVVDSRPKFESQALLARLIAKGLSCMYTHINAVSYIMHEVTRVFLGASAVMSNGTVLSKIGTACIAMVAHEFRVPVLICCEAFKFHERVLLDSICCNELGDPDAVATVPGRMDINYLDNWTNKENLQLLNLMYDVTPSDYISVIVTDHGMIPPTSVPVIVREYGQEHYIT
- the LOC123915924 gene encoding translation initiation factor eIF-2B subunit delta-like isoform X4 produces the protein MKFWRRTEKKHEAVKEVSPDTPSVSQPLKAKTTKAERRALQEAQRAAKAASKANGNSAVAESGKASPAKSKKQSSQKKDGPPVTSSVTIYKKSGNHPLEKERKKDPPPQRMQFDDQNRVEKAKRRALVNQTEARNRVEIFRHLPQYEHGNQLPNLESRLFQLDSMHPAVFKVGLRYIAGDISGVNARCTEMLRALQDAIIDYSTPPEKVLIRDLTAKINSYVSFISECRPLSISMGNAIRFVKSRIAKLPLSYTDTEAKTALCSDIDRFINEKIIIADKVIVGHAITKIRDGDVLLTYGLSCVVEMILLSAHDLGKKFRVVVVDSRPKFESQALLARLIAKGLSCMYTHINAVSYIMHEVTRVFLGASAVMSNGTVLSKIGTACIAMVAHEFRVPVLICCEAFKFHERVLLDSICCNELGDPDAVATVPGRMDINYLDNWTNKENLQLLNLMYDVTPSDYISVIVTDHGMIPPTSVPVIVREYGQEHYIT
- the LOC123915924 gene encoding translation initiation factor eIF-2B subunit delta-like isoform X5; translated protein: MQFDDQNRVEKAKRRALVNQTEARNRVEIFRHLPQYEHGNQLPNLESRLFQLDSMHPAVFKVGLRYIAGDISGVNARCTEMLRALQDAIIDYSTPPEKVLIRDLTAKINSYVSFISECRPLSISMGNAIRFVKSRIAKLPLSYTDTEAKTALCSDIDRFINEKIIIADKVIVGHAITKIRDGDVLLTYGLSCVVEMILLSAHDLGKKFRVVVVDSRPKFESQALLARLIAKGLSCMYTHINAVSYIMHEVTRVFLGASAVMSNGTVLSKIGTACIAMVAHEFRVPVLICCEAFKFHERVLLDSICCNELGDPDAVATVPGRMDINYLDNWTNKENLQLLNLMYDVTPSDYISVIVTDHGMIPPTSVPVIVREYGQEHYIT